From the Planktothricoides raciborskii GIHE-MW2 genome, the window CGCGTTAGCGTCCCGGAGAAAACCAGGGTCGATCGCATAATTCGGCGATCGCTCAGGTACAGAAACTTGGGTTCAACTGGCTCTAGGATTGGACAGGAATTTGCCATAAACTTGGTACTTGAGAAATCGCGATCGCTCGCTCATTGTAGTTGATTGTGATTTCGTTATTGGTGATTTCGTTCTTGATTGCAGCCATGAAAGAGTCAGCAAAAATCGAACATCCCTGTTTGATTACCATTTGATGTTCCACTCTTTTGCTCTCAGGGGGATGACTATTGCTCCTTATGGTTGTTCCGTGGCGACGAGCAGAGGAGTCAGTAATGAACATCTCCCATGACATCTCTGCCTCCGTGATTGCCTCCGGCACTTCGCCAGCCGAGTGGTTTGCTATCTATAAAACAAATTTACTTATCCCAGTGTGTTAACTCTTAGGATGACTTCATGGACAATCAATATAGCAGTTTGCGAGATATCGATCCCAAGATCGATAAATTAATTCGGGCAACGCCTTTTTTTACCGGCTTACCAGAGCCGATTGTCGAAAGAGCAACCATTCATATTGTCAGTAGGACTCATCCCCCCAACCAGGTGATATTGCTGGAAAATGACTGGGGCGGTTCGGTGTATTTCGTTTTAGATGGTTGGGTGAAAATTCGCACTTATAATTTAGATGGTAAAGAAATAACCCTGAATATTTTGGGGCCGGGAGAACTCTTTGGCGAAATGGCGGCATTGGATGAAGTACCCCGTTCTACGGATGTGATTACTTTGGCTCCAACTACCATTGGCAATATGCCTGCCCAGGATTTTGTCCAATTAATTCATACGGAACCTTTGGCCGGAATTCGCTTGGCTCAGTTAATGGGACGAAGATTGCGACAAGTCAACCGTCGCTTGCGCTTGCGAGAGTCCGATAGTACCTCACGAGTGGCAGATATTTTATTGTTTTTAGCCGATGGTCAAGGACAACAATCGGATTCCGGGATCGAAATTCCCAATTTACCTCACCGGGAGTTAAGTAGTTTGAGTGGACTGGCACGAGAAACTGTGACCAGAGTTTTGAGTAAGCTGGAAAAACGCGGCTTGATTCAGCGCGATCGCGACATCCTTTGCATTCCCGATTTAAATGCTTTAGAACGCTTGCTGGTTTAATCCACGCCAATTATTTTCTTTCCAATCAGCCTTATTTCCCGATCTGGCTCGGCAGCCGAAACACCCACCCCCAGAACGGGTGGGACATTTCATCGGTTTCAAGGAGCAGCTACAGCGAACCGGGCTTCTGACTGGAAGCCCCAAGGAATTGTCAAGTTTTGCTGCGAAAATCTCTATTGGCGCTGTAATTGAGTTAAGTTATTAGTGTGAATCATTCCTGAAGAATTTTTAACAGATATGCTTAGTTATCCTCCGCCTGCTCATCGCTTAAAGAGATCCAGGGGTGAGGTTGTTTTATTTTTTTCTAGTTAACTCTAGTTAACTCTAGTTAACTCTAGTTAATCCTAGTTAATCCTAGTTAATCCTAGTTAATCCTAGTTAATTTTAGTTAATTTTAGTTAATTTTAGTTAATTCTAGTTAATTCTAGTTAATTCTAGTTAATTTTAGTTAAAAATTCTACTGGATTCTCTCTGAACTTGCTGATTACAACTGACAAAAAAACTTCAAGCATCAGGAGATTTACCCATGTCTTTTCAAAAAATTGTGCTGGCGATCGATGATTCTAAATTCAGCGAAGATATCTTAAAACAAGGCTTAGAAATCGCGAAAATTCATCAAGCTGAATTGATGTTATTTCGTTGTATTCCCCATAATGATGTCCAAGTAATTAATTCCGTTCCTTATGAAATGGGATTAGGTATTGAAGACATTAATTACAACTACCGACAACAACAAGACCGTGTGATTCAAAGCACTCAAGAAACTCTGGAAAAACTCAAATATCGGTGCGAACAGGCTACAAATCACGAACTGAATATTTCATATCGATACAAAATTGGCGAACCCGGTTACTCTATTTGTGAAACCGCTCAAGAATGGTCAGCGTCGATGATTATTATTGGCAGAAAAGGTCATAGTGCCTTGGTAGAAGCCTTGATCGGCAGCGTCAGTAACTATGTGATCCATCATGCCCAATGTGCTGTTCTGGTGATTGAACCTACTAAACTCTCTGCATAGTCTCAAGGATTGGGAATATATGGGAATAGAAATGTCTGGTTCATATTTCTAGGTTGGTTTTGACCGTCGCTGAGGAATTTTTGATACATTAGTCTGGTCGGCGATCTGACGAATTTCTGTTGATTTTTTGTTTTACTTAATTTTCTGCTTTAATTGATGGCTGTTTTTTTGCATGATTAATTATCCTGAAGATGGCACAACCTCTGGTGATGCCAATTCCCCAGAACGGGAAAATCTCTTTAACTCTAATCCCACTAATGCTCCTCAGTCTAATCCGGGTAGCGTTGGTGGGCTTTCTATTGACCCTGGCAACTCCGTCCCTCGGTCACGGCGAAAAGGTCAAGCCCCTTTAAGCATGGTGGAAACCGCTTTTTTGGCCAGTACCTCTAGTTTAATTTGGCTGATTAATTACTATTTTCCTTTGGGCCCGCTGTTGCGGATCTTTTTCCCCATTCCCATTGCTTTGGTTTATTTGCGCTGGGGTCAGCGATCGGCCTGGATGTCCGCTTTGGTTTCTGGACTGTTACTCTCTGTGTTGATGGGGCCAACCCGCAGTATTTTATTTGTGATGCCTTATGGGTTATTAGGGGTGTTGCTGGGTTGGTTGTGGCGACGGGCTGCCACCTGGGAAGCTTCTATTTGGATGGGTACTTTGGTGGGTTCTTTTGGCTTCTTTTTTCGGGTTTGGTTGCTCTCTGTATTATTGGGTGAAGATTTATGGGTGTATTTGACTACCCAAATGACCCAATTGGTTGATTGGATTTTTCTGCGCTTGGGTTTACTGGCACAGCCAAGTTTATATATTATTCAAGCTTTGGCGGTGTTTATGGTGATTCTGAATAATTTGATTTATCTGTTTGCGGTTCATTTAACGGCATCGTTGCTATTGGAAAAGTTGGGCAATCCAATTCCTCCTCCACCAAATTGGGTGCAAGTTTTGCTGGATGAAGAATAGGCGATAAAAGAGAAAAGAGGGAAGAGAAAAGAGGGAAGAGAAAAGAGGGAAGAGGGAAGAGGGAAGAGGGAAGAGGGAAGAGGGAAGAGGGAAGAGAAAAGAGAAAAGAGGGAAGAGGGAAGAGGGAAGAGGGAAGAGGGAAGAGGGAAGAGGGAAGAGGGAAGAGGGAATTATATTCTCCCTTCTCTTTCCTCCCTTCTCTTTCCTCCCTTCTCTTTCCTCCCTATATGCGGGAATCCGAGAATTTACATCGGGAAACGAAAAGTGCCATTAATTGTGTTCCGATATTTAGATAAATAAACCAAATGAACTGATGATTAGAATTTATACCGAGAGAAAAAAAGCCAAAAAATGGTTGGAGGTTTATCGTCATTGTCCCCCGGTTTTGGCTTGCGTGTTGGGCTTTACGGAGACGGGGTTGCAGCCCGGAATTTCCGCTGCGGGGGCAACTCCCGCCGATCGCCGCTTTACCGCGATCGCTGATGCGGAGTTTTTATATCACGGGTCACAGGCTAATCCTAAGTATCCCTTGCCACCCCTAGATGCCGGGGCCTCTCCCGTGGTGATTTCTCGCGCTGTGGTGGCAGCCACGCAAATGCCTGTTTATATTTTTAATGCCGGTTTACCATTAGCCCCACCAGTGCCGCATATTGACCTCGGTGGGACTCCTGCCGCTTGTGTGACCACCGGCAACGCTTTGTCTTTGGCTACGGTGAATCATTTATTGAGTCAGGGTCTGAAGTGGGGCAAGCAACTGAGTGATTCTATAGGTGCAGAAGGCCATCACTATGTGATTTTGGGCGAATGCGTGGTTGGCGGTACTACTACGGCTTTGGCGGTGTTGCTGGGATTGGGCTTTGCTGCTGCGGGTAAGGTGAATAGTAGTCATCCCCGTTGCAATCATGGTCAGAAGTTACAAGTTGTTGAGCAAGGTTGGCAACGGTCAGGTCTAAGCGAATCTAAGCGAATTTTTTTGGGCAGGGGTGCAGCCGATCCATTGCGGGTGGTGGCCGCAGTGGGCGATCCCATGCAAGTGGCTGTGGCAGGAATGGCGATCGCGGCTAGTCGTTATGGGGGAGTGATGTTGGCCGGGGGGACGCAAATGCTGGCGGTTTATGCCTTGGCTGAGGCGATCGCGCATACTTATCATCTGTCTTGGCGACCAGAAAATATTGTGGTGGGGACGACCCGGTGGGTCGCCGAAGACCCCACCGGAGATACGGTCGGCTTGGCTTCGTTGGTGGGCAATGTGCCGTTATTGGCGACTACCCTGAGTTTTGCCCAGTCTCGTTATCCCCAGTTGCAAGCTTATGAACGGGGATTTGTTAAGGAAGGGGTGGCAGCGGGTTCTTGTGCGATCGCGGCCCATCTTTGGCAAAATTGGGATCAAGCTTATATGCTGGAGTTAATCGAAAACTTGCTCGATCGCTGTGCCGGGGATTAATTGCATTGGCATAATTGTAATCATAATCGTAGGGACATGGGCGTAACGCCCGTGTCCCTACGGCAATTACCAATCACTAAAATTATGTGGCACAAAATTAGTCTATTAATAATAGCAACTTTACCCTATTTCGGGTTAAATTTTACCGCGATCGCTGCGGATAAAACTGTAGCAAAAGCAAATCATTCGCCTACGGATATTATAGCACAAAATCTAGCCCAAAATAGCGCCGAACAAGAACGAATTAGAATCTATGAACAAGCGAGTCCCGCTGTAGTAATGATTCAAACTAATCGCGGTTCCGGTAGCGGTTTTATTGTGAGCAGCGATGGGTTAATTATTACCAATGCTCATGTGGTGCAAAATGCTACCTCCCCAGTGACAATTGTTTTGGCTAATGAACAAAAAGTGCAAGGGGATATTGTGGGATTTGCTGCTAATGGTTTGGATTTGGCAGCGGTGAAAATTCGCGGGGCTAGTAATTTACCCACCTTGCCTTTAGCTAGTTCTGGATCGATTACCGTCGGACAGTCCGTTTATGCGATCGGTAGTCCTTTCGGTGCAGAATATCGCAATAGTTTTACCGCTGGGATTGTCAGTCGGTATGATGCTCGGCGCGGTTTAATTCAACATGATGCTGCCATTAATCCGGGAAATTCTGGGGGGCCATTGTTGAATTCTCAGGGGCAAGTAATTGGGGTAAATACTTCTATTGCTACTCCAGAAGTTAGGAATGACCAGGGAGCAATTGGGCGGAGTCAGGGCAATATTGGGATTAGTTTTGCGATCGCGATCGACCGACTCCAGCCGTTTTTAGTTGCCTTAAATCAAGGCAATGCTCCTCGTTCTAGCCAGAGACAAGAACCGCGACCCAACAATCAAACTCAAGGCTTACCTTTGAACGGGCAAGCGATTAGCGGACGCTTAGGGCAGGGGGACAACACCTTACCGGACAATAGCTACTATAAAGTCTATGGATTTGAGGGCAAAGCCGGTCAACGAGTAACCATAGAAATGAATAGTCAAGAAATTGACTCCACCTTATTCTTACTCAAACCGGACGGCAGTAAATTGGAACAAAATGATGATATTTCTGCCAGTAATTTTAATGCTCGAATTACCATCACCTTGCCCGAAAGTGGGGCTTACACCGTAATTGCCAATGCCTTTGAACCGGGGGAAAGCGGCAGTTATACCATCAGGGCTACGGCTCAGTAAGAAAGGGCAGGGGGGCAGAGGGGCAGAGGAGCAGGGGAGCAGGGGAGCAGAGGAGCCGCCAATCGAGCCGCCAATCGAGCAGGGGAGCAGAGTCCTCTCGTTCCCAGGCTCTGCCTGGGAATGCTTTCGTAGGGGCGAATGGCCATTCGCCCCTACTGCCTCCTGTTACTTGTTGATGATTGACACACACACGAGGCTCTGCCTCGCTTACTGGGGTTCCCAGGGTCTCCCTGGGAACCAGGGAATCGGGCAACGAACAACCAACAACCAACAACCAACAACCAACAAACAACAATTCTCTTTCCTTTGTGTTCCTTTGTGTCTTTGTGGTTCAAATATGTCTTTGTAATGCAAATACCCCAAAGCATAAATCAGCAAATTTGTCAAGGGGAGCAAAACCAGTCAGCCCAGCCTTAGCCTAAAATTTGTCAAACATTAGGCTGAGAATTAGGGCAAAAAAGAGCTTTAATTACCGTATAATCGGGGTTTTGGCCGTTTTTTTGGCGTATAGGCACAGTAATCCCCAGAATCTTGATATTTAAAAATTAACACAACCCGCATAACTTCGTCAAGCTTTTTGCGAAAATTATCAATAAAATTGTAGTAAATCTTAACAATATCTTGAATTCTTGACTAATTGTTGCTTGTTGTTTGTTGATGGTTGTTTGTTGTTTGTTGATGGTTGTTTGTTGTTTGTTGATGGGTAGGGATTATGCATGTTGTTGGGATTAAGAAACCGGGTTTCTTTCTCGCAATAAACAGTAGGGGCGAATGGCCATTCGCCCCTACATATTCACCACAGAAACCCGGTTTCTCTACCCCCACAGGCAACCCCCAAACCCCCAGAAACCGGGTTTCTTATTCGCAACAAACAGTAGGGGCGAATGGCCATTCGCCCCTACATATCCACCACAGAAACCCGGTTTCTGGGTTGTTTCTGGGTTGGCTGTGGGGGCTGAGAAACCGGGTTTCTGGCTTGCTTGCCACCCTTAACTGTTTGATTCACCAAAGAAACCCGGTTTCTGGGTTCCCACCAACAACCAACAACCAACAACCAACAACCAACAAAAAATCGATATATAATAAGAAAAATACTTATTACAAAAAAATAGCCATGAAGATTAAACTATTCGCTGCAACGATCGCTGCGGCTGCCACTTTGGTAGTTACTAGCAGCGCGGCTATGGGTCAAAGTGGTTCTAACGAAACACAGTTTATTTGCCGCGAGGCTTTTGACCAAGCGACAAATCAAAAAATTCCTACCACCTACGCTTGGACTGAACGGGGCAAAATTGCCGTTGTTCGTTGGACTTCTACTCTGGGGAATGGCGCATGGACTCCCGAACGGCGTTGTCAAGAGGTATCGCCGCGATTTCAGGCCGCTTATGAAAATGGCAGTATTCGCTATCTGACCAATGGCACGGTGAATGGCCAACGGGCGATTTGCACTGCCAGAGAAGAAGGAGGGAGTTGTCAAGATTTGTTACTGACTTTACGGCCTGAAGATAACGCTATGGCGGTATTGCGTCAGCTTAACGATGTTCTCAAAGGTCGCGCTGGGGCAACGCTTCGCCAAAGTGGGCAAGAAGACCAAGTTTATATCCAAGTGGATATTGAGCGGTTTTTGCGGACTGCCCCTGTGGAGTAATTCTGGTCAGAGATATTTTTACCACAAAGACACGAAGGGACACAAAGGGGTTTCTGTTGTTATTTCCTTCGTGTTCCTTTGTGTCTTTGTGGTTTAAAAGATATTTTTACCACAAAGGCACGAAGGGACACAAAGGAAGACAACCAACAACCAACCAACCAACAACAACAGACCTCTTGCAAAATAAATATTTCGACCCCCCCAACCCCCCTTTTTAAGGGGGGCTTTTAGGAATTTTGCAAGAGGTCTAACCAACAACCAACAACCAACAACCAACAACCAACAACGAATGTTATGAAATTCCTGCCTATCCTCGCTTCTATTACTGGCTTGTTAATTCTGCCCGGTGGTGTGGGGTTAAGTTCCCCTCAGCCAGTGGTAGCCCAAGTCACTGATAGAACTACTAACAAAATAGCGCCTTTGACTAATTCCAATCACCCGGTTTATCAAGCAGCTAGGGCAATTACGGTGCGGGTTTTGGTTAAGGATAATCGAGGGTCGGGGGTTTTAATTGCCCAGGAAAACGGGGTTTATACGGTGTTGACTAATGCTCATGTGCTGACTGCGGGGGCACCGTATCGAGTGGAAACCCCCGACGGTCAGGTTTATGAAGCGCAAGAGGCTTTGGTGTCTAGTGTGATTGGGTTGGATGCGGCTTTATTGCAGTTTCGCAGTAGCAAGAGTTATGCCGTGGCTAGGTTAGCTAATACTAATATATCCGTGGGACAGCCGGTGTGGGCTGCGGGTTTTCCTGAAGAGACGGGGAATTTTTTGGTGACAGAGGGACAGTTGTCTCTATTTTCGGCTCGCGCTTTGATTGATGGCTATCAGTTGGGATATAGCAATGAGGTGATTCCCGGTATGAGTGGCGGGCCGTTGCTGAACCAACAGGGTGAGGTAGTTGGGATTAATGGTTTGAGTGCTTATCCGATTTTGGACGATGCTTATACATTTATGGATGGGTCGCAACCTAATGCCGCTCAACGAGAGGAAATGCGGCGGTTAAGTTGGGCCATTCCGGTGCAGTTGGCTTTGGGAATAGCAGG encodes:
- a CDS encoding Crp/Fnr family transcriptional regulator, whose protein sequence is MDNQYSSLRDIDPKIDKLIRATPFFTGLPEPIVERATIHIVSRTHPPNQVILLENDWGGSVYFVLDGWVKIRTYNLDGKEITLNILGPGELFGEMAALDEVPRSTDVITLAPTTIGNMPAQDFVQLIHTEPLAGIRLAQLMGRRLRQVNRRLRLRESDSTSRVADILLFLADGQGQQSDSGIEIPNLPHRELSSLSGLARETVTRVLSKLEKRGLIQRDRDILCIPDLNALERLLV
- a CDS encoding universal stress protein, whose amino-acid sequence is MSFQKIVLAIDDSKFSEDILKQGLEIAKIHQAELMLFRCIPHNDVQVINSVPYEMGLGIEDINYNYRQQQDRVIQSTQETLEKLKYRCEQATNHELNISYRYKIGEPGYSICETAQEWSASMIIIGRKGHSALVEALIGSVSNYVIHHAQCAVLVIEPTKLSA
- a CDS encoding DUF2232 domain-containing protein, encoding MINYPEDGTTSGDANSPERENLFNSNPTNAPQSNPGSVGGLSIDPGNSVPRSRRKGQAPLSMVETAFLASTSSLIWLINYYFPLGPLLRIFFPIPIALVYLRWGQRSAWMSALVSGLLLSVLMGPTRSILFVMPYGLLGVLLGWLWRRAATWEASIWMGTLVGSFGFFFRVWLLSVLLGEDLWVYLTTQMTQLVDWIFLRLGLLAQPSLYIIQALAVFMVILNNLIYLFAVHLTASLLLEKLGNPIPPPPNWVQVLLDEE
- the cobT gene encoding nicotinate mononucleotide-dependent phosphoribosyltransferase CobT; the encoded protein is MIRIYTERKKAKKWLEVYRHCPPVLACVLGFTETGLQPGISAAGATPADRRFTAIADAEFLYHGSQANPKYPLPPLDAGASPVVISRAVVAATQMPVYIFNAGLPLAPPVPHIDLGGTPAACVTTGNALSLATVNHLLSQGLKWGKQLSDSIGAEGHHYVILGECVVGGTTTALAVLLGLGFAAAGKVNSSHPRCNHGQKLQVVEQGWQRSGLSESKRIFLGRGAADPLRVVAAVGDPMQVAVAGMAIAASRYGGVMLAGGTQMLAVYALAEAIAHTYHLSWRPENIVVGTTRWVAEDPTGDTVGLASLVGNVPLLATTLSFAQSRYPQLQAYERGFVKEGVAAGSCAIAAHLWQNWDQAYMLELIENLLDRCAGD
- a CDS encoding trypsin-like peptidase domain-containing protein encodes the protein MGVTPVSLRQLPITKIMWHKISLLIIATLPYFGLNFTAIAADKTVAKANHSPTDIIAQNLAQNSAEQERIRIYEQASPAVVMIQTNRGSGSGFIVSSDGLIITNAHVVQNATSPVTIVLANEQKVQGDIVGFAANGLDLAAVKIRGASNLPTLPLASSGSITVGQSVYAIGSPFGAEYRNSFTAGIVSRYDARRGLIQHDAAINPGNSGGPLLNSQGQVIGVNTSIATPEVRNDQGAIGRSQGNIGISFAIAIDRLQPFLVALNQGNAPRSSQRQEPRPNNQTQGLPLNGQAISGRLGQGDNTLPDNSYYKVYGFEGKAGQRVTIEMNSQEIDSTLFLLKPDGSKLEQNDDISASNFNARITITLPESGAYTVIANAFEPGESGSYTIRATAQ
- a CDS encoding COP23 domain-containing protein — encoded protein: MHVVGIKKPGFFLAINSRGEWPFAPTYSPQKPGFSTPTGNPQTPRNRVSYSQQTVGANGHSPLHIHHRNPVSGLFLGWLWGLRNRVSGLLATLNCLIHQRNPVSGFPPTTNNQQPTTNKKSIYNKKNTYYKKIAMKIKLFAATIAAAATLVVTSSAAMGQSGSNETQFICREAFDQATNQKIPTTYAWTERGKIAVVRWTSTLGNGAWTPERRCQEVSPRFQAAYENGSIRYLTNGTVNGQRAICTAREEGGSCQDLLLTLRPEDNAMAVLRQLNDVLKGRAGATLRQSGQEDQVYIQVDIERFLRTAPVE